A single genomic interval of Dromiciops gliroides isolate mDroGli1 chromosome 1, mDroGli1.pri, whole genome shotgun sequence harbors:
- the LOC122737615 gene encoding 40S ribosomal protein S18-like, translating into MSLVIPKKFQHILRVLNTNIDGWRKIAFAITAIKGLGRRYAYVVLRNVDIELTKRAGELTEDEVECVITIMQNPRQYKIPDWFLNGQKDVKDGKYRQVLTNGLDNKLCEDLERLKKIWAHRGLRHFWGL; encoded by the coding sequence ATGTCTCTTGTAATCCCCAAGAAGTTCCAGCACATTTTGAGAGTGCTCAACACCAACATTGATGGATGGAGGAAAATAGCTTTTGCCATCACAGCCATCAAGGGTTTGGGTCGAAGATATGCCTATGTAGTACTGAGAAATGTAGACATTGAACTCACCAAGAGGGCTGGTGAGCTCACTGAAGATGAGGTGGAGTGTGTGATCACCATCATGCAGAATCCTCGACAATACAAGATTCCAGACTGGTTCCTTAACGGGCAGAAGGATGTAAAGGATGGAAAATATAGACAGGTTCTGACCAATGGTCTGGACAATAAGCTTTGTGAGGATCTGGAGCGACTGAAAAAGATTTGGGCACATCGTGGGCTTCGGCACTTCTGGGGTCTCTGA